The Kaistella daneshvariae genomic sequence TATAACCTTCATATCTCCAAAAATAAAAACATTCTCTGCATAAAACCTAGTTTTTTTCGTTTTTTTTGTAATTTCGAACAATTAGCCCATTTGTGAAAAAAACGCTTGTCATATTCGCGCATCCGTACTTTGAACATTCTGCCACCAATGTAGCGCTGATCAAGGCATACGAAAATTGCGAGCAACTCGTTTTCCGGGATTTATATGAAGAATACCCGGATTTTCACATCGCTGCCTTTCGCGAACGGAAAAGAATTCGCGAATTTGAGCGCCTGATTTTTCATTTCCCCATCATTTGGTTTGGTTTGCCGCCTTTAATTCAGTTGTGGATTGATGAGGTTTTCGACATGAGCTGGAAAGCTGAAAGCAATCACCCACTGATGAATAAGGATGCGATAATTATAGTCACTATGGGCGCCTCGGAAGAAAGTTACCAACATCAGGGCTTGTACAAAACCACGATTGAGGAACTGATGAAGCCGCTGATTCTGTCCCTCTCTGTCACCGGTATTAAAATTAAAGAGATCATCTCAATTTATAACGCTGATGATCTGGATGAGCCGGAACTTTTGGAAATGACCGAAAAAATTAAACAAAGTGTAACCCGCGATGAGTAACGATTCCTTAGCACAAACGGCGTTGATTTTTTTGGGTGCGGCCATCATCATGGTACCGCTTGTCCGAAAACTGGGGCTAAGTTCGGTGATCGGTTTTATTCTCGGTGGCATCATCATCGGTCCGTTTGGTTTAAAGTTAACCGGCAGAGAATCCGCGGATATTATGCACGCGACGGAATTCGGCGTGATTATGCTTTTGTTTCTGGTCGGTTTGGAAATCGAACCGAAAAAATTCTGGGTTATTCGAAAAAAAATTCTCGGAATGGGTATCAGCCAGATGGTTTTCACCATCGCAATACTTTTTGGGATTTTTTATTTTGCCGGCTGGCATTATGATGAAGCGCTGGTCGCGGCTTTATGCTTCGCAATGTCTTCCAGCGCGATTGTTTTGCAGACTTTAAAAGAGAAAAACACGTTGCATACTGATGTGGGCGAAGCATCATTTTCCATTCTTTTATTTCAGGATATGGCGGTAATTCCGCTTTTAGCTTTGTTGCCGATAATCGCCAAAACTTCCGAAGACACCGAAAACCAAAAGCTTATACAGCTTCTACCCGACTGGCTGCAGCCGTTTTCTATTGTAATCGGTATTGCTGCCCTTATATTTTTAAGCAGATATACTTTCGTTCCATTCTTACGCTATGTTTCGCGATCCGGAATGAACGAACTTTTAACCGCAACATCGCTCTTTCTGGTGATAGGCGTTTCGGAATTGATGAACGCTGTAGGTTTGAGCGCGGCACTTGGTGCTTTTATCGCCGGCGTAATGTTGGCGACAAGCGAGTTCCGCCACGAACTGGAGAGCCAGCTTGATCCTTTTAAAGGCGTTTTATTGGCGGTATTTTTTGTAAGTGTGGGTTCAACGATTAATTTTTTCGTCATCATGCAGGACCCGATGTTTATTTTCACCGTAACCGCCGTGGTTTTGTTGGTGAAATTCGGGGTTTTATTCGGTGTCGGAAAGTTTTTTAAGCTTAAAATGAATCAAAATTTTCTTGTGGCTTTAGGGCTTTCGCAGGTAGGTGAATTTGCTTTTGTACTCATTAACTATTCTTCTGATTTATATATTGTGGATCCGAAGCTGAAAGCTCAACTTATGGCAATCACCGCAATTTCAATGTGTATTACTCCGATTTTATTGATCATCAACGAAAAATTTATTGAACCACACACGAATAAAGCCAAACCAAGTCCGGAAGAGCTTGACACCCCGGAAGTCTTACATAAAATTATCATCGTAGGTTTCGGGCATTTCGGAAGTACGGTAGGCAGATTATTGCGCGTAAACGGCATTGGCGCCACGATTCTGGATAACGATTCGGAACGCGTGAATTTGCTGCGCTCCAATGGTTTCAAAGTATATTATGGTGATGCTTCAAAACCAGGCATCCTTCGTTCTGCAGGTGCGGAGACTGCCGATCTGTTAATTTTATGCCTGGATAACCCGGAAAAAAACAAAGCGATTTTAAATTATTCCCGCGAACATTTTCCTCAGCTGGAAATTTTCGTCCGTGCGAAAAACCGGCTTGATGCGTATGATTTCATCAATAATGGTGTAGATCATATTTACCGCGAAACATTAGGAACAGCGGTAAATATGGCTGTGGATATCCTGAAAGCAACCGGCATGCGCGCTTATGCGGCGCGGCGCCTGGGGAAAAGATTTACCATGATCGATATTGCGATGACAAAAAAACTCGCAAAAGAACAAGTAAAAGACAAAGTAAGCTTCACCATGAGCCAATATTTGAGCCGCGAAGCAGAGCTGCTCGCCGAAGACAGCCACTCTTTCGATGAAACCAAATGGAATGAATACGACGAAGACCCGAGTTAATTAGGTGTATTTTCTTTAACCAAAACCAAATAAGCCCACGGCTCCATTTTCAAACTGGTTTTCGATGAAATGTTGTAGATTTTGCCGGTAAAAAGTTCTTTATATTTTCCCTGAAAATATTCGGTATCCAGATTTACTTCCACGGTTTTATCAGAAAAATTTAAAAGCGGCAAAACGGCATCTTTTTCCATTTCCCTATAAAATGAAATGATTTGGTCCTGATGATCATTTACCACGCGAATCATTTCGCCACCAAATTTTCCGTTCCAAAGCGCCTTATTTTTGTGTTTTAAATGAAAAAGCTTGGTGAAGATTTCGCCATTTTCATCTTCTTTCCATTCAATCGGATCTTTTTCGAAGAACTTCAAACTGCGGTTTAGCCCCGCTTCCTGACCGCTGTAGCAAAGCGGCATTCCGTTTACCACGCCAGTCAGGATGATCGCGGTTTTCAAGCCCGGACCAAAATTCAAATAAGGATTTCCTTCCCAGGAATTTTTATCATGATTGTCGGTAAATGTCATCCGAAACGCGTTTCGCGGAACGGTGCTTACGTCGTGCGCTAAATATTCTACCAAGCCACCCAGTTTTTGCTGGTTTACAGCAACTTTCATTTCATTCCACAATGACCACGAATAGGTCATGTCAAACGATTTTTTATACAAATCACGGCTTTCCCATTCTGCCAGCATAAAAACCGGCTTTATTTGATCCAATTCCGCCCGTGCATTTTCCCAGAAATCTACCGGAATAAAACCGGCTACATCGGCGCGGTAGCCGTCAATATTGGTTTCTTTCACCCAAAATTTCAGCGCCTCGGTCATATATTTCCTGAGGTCAGGATTGTCATAATCAAAATCGATGACATCATCCCAATCATACCAAGGCGTTGGCTGAAATTTTCCTTCACGCGTTTTTGTATACCAGTCCGGATGCTCTTTGGCTAAAGGATTGTCCCAGGCGGAATGATTGCCAACCCAATCGATGATGACGTACATTCCGAGCGAGTGAATTTTATCCACCAGGTGCTGAAAATCCTTCATCGTTCCAAACTCGGGATTGATGGCTTTAAAATCTTTCACCGAATAGTAGCTCCCTAATTTTCCTTTGCGGTTCATTTCACCAATCGGATG encodes the following:
- a CDS encoding NAD(P)H-dependent oxidoreductase → MKKTLVIFAHPYFEHSATNVALIKAYENCEQLVFRDLYEEYPDFHIAAFRERKRIREFERLIFHFPIIWFGLPPLIQLWIDEVFDMSWKAESNHPLMNKDAIIIVTMGASEESYQHQGLYKTTIEELMKPLILSLSVTGIKIKEIISIYNADDLDEPELLEMTEKIKQSVTRDE
- a CDS encoding monovalent cation:proton antiporter-2 (CPA2) family protein, whose translation is MSNDSLAQTALIFLGAAIIMVPLVRKLGLSSVIGFILGGIIIGPFGLKLTGRESADIMHATEFGVIMLLFLVGLEIEPKKFWVIRKKILGMGISQMVFTIAILFGIFYFAGWHYDEALVAALCFAMSSSAIVLQTLKEKNTLHTDVGEASFSILLFQDMAVIPLLALLPIIAKTSEDTENQKLIQLLPDWLQPFSIVIGIAALIFLSRYTFVPFLRYVSRSGMNELLTATSLFLVIGVSELMNAVGLSAALGAFIAGVMLATSEFRHELESQLDPFKGVLLAVFFVSVGSTINFFVIMQDPMFIFTVTAVVLLVKFGVLFGVGKFFKLKMNQNFLVALGLSQVGEFAFVLINYSSDLYIVDPKLKAQLMAITAISMCITPILLIINEKFIEPHTNKAKPSPEELDTPEVLHKIIIVGFGHFGSTVGRLLRVNGIGATILDNDSERVNLLRSNGFKVYYGDASKPGILRSAGAETADLLILCLDNPEKNKAILNYSREHFPQLEIFVRAKNRLDAYDFINNGVDHIYRETLGTAVNMAVDILKATGMRAYAARRLGKRFTMIDIAMTKKLAKEQVKDKVSFTMSQYLSREAELLAEDSHSFDETKWNEYDEDPS
- a CDS encoding alpha-amylase family glycosyl hydrolase, with amino-acid sequence MKTAFFFILLFAFSFPFSAGAQTKDPRYHPKEYVEITHPEWSKNATIYEANIRQYTAEGTFKAFESHLPRLKKMGVDIIWLMPIHPIGEMNRKGKLGSYYSVKDFKAINPEFGTMKDFQHLVDKIHSLGMYVIIDWVGNHSAWDNPLAKEHPDWYTKTREGKFQPTPWYDWDDVIDFDYDNPDLRKYMTEALKFWVKETNIDGYRADVAGFIPVDFWENARAELDQIKPVFMLAEWESRDLYKKSFDMTYSWSLWNEMKVAVNQQKLGGLVEYLAHDVSTVPRNAFRMTFTDNHDKNSWEGNPYLNFGPGLKTAIILTGVVNGMPLCYSGQEAGLNRSLKFFEKDPIEWKEDENGEIFTKLFHLKHKNKALWNGKFGGEMIRVVNDHQDQIISFYREMEKDAVLPLLNFSDKTVEVNLDTEYFQGKYKELFTGKIYNISSKTSLKMEPWAYLVLVKENTPN